One segment of Ascidiaceihabitans donghaensis DNA contains the following:
- a CDS encoding pyridoxal-phosphate dependent enzyme, with protein sequence MDILLNTPRRSVSGLDAIPTPSTDVEAVQSLLDKCPHAAQTPLLDAHELAAQAGVQNLWLKDERSRMGLGSFKALGAAYVIAHDAAGADVSNNTYVTASAGNHGMSVAAGADAFGANAVVYIAQSVPESFAERLRSIGAEVRREGDIYEDSMAAAAKAAKDNDWILLSDSSWPGYTDRPFRVMEGYLVLMAEAIAQMPQAPTHIFLQAGVGGLAGACAAMARKTWGDDPVIVVVEPDQAPALVASIKAGAFVVTLGGVSDMGRLDCKEASLIALKGLSRDADAFVTLTEQEGAEGAQATVQNGIAASASGAAGIAALLQADAHRDALKLDAASRVFCILSEGPA encoded by the coding sequence ATGGATATTTTGCTAAACACCCCCCGCCGTTCTGTTTCTGGTCTGGATGCTATTCCGACACCCAGCACAGACGTTGAAGCCGTGCAAAGCCTTCTGGATAAATGCCCGCATGCCGCACAGACACCACTGCTGGACGCGCATGAGCTGGCCGCTCAAGCAGGCGTACAAAATCTGTGGTTGAAAGACGAACGGAGCCGAATGGGGTTGGGCAGCTTCAAGGCGTTGGGGGCAGCATATGTCATTGCGCATGATGCGGCGGGGGCGGATGTGTCCAATAACACCTATGTCACAGCAAGTGCTGGCAACCACGGGATGTCAGTGGCCGCAGGGGCAGACGCCTTTGGTGCAAATGCTGTGGTTTATATTGCACAATCAGTACCTGAAAGCTTCGCGGAAAGATTGCGGTCGATCGGGGCTGAAGTCCGCCGTGAAGGCGACATTTATGAGGATAGCATGGCTGCAGCGGCGAAAGCTGCAAAGGACAACGACTGGATCTTGTTGTCCGACAGCTCTTGGCCCGGCTATACGGATCGGCCTTTCCGCGTGATGGAAGGATACCTTGTTTTGATGGCAGAAGCGATTGCGCAAATGCCGCAAGCGCCCACACATATTTTCTTGCAAGCTGGCGTTGGCGGCCTTGCTGGGGCCTGTGCGGCAATGGCGCGCAAAACATGGGGGGACGATCCTGTTATTGTTGTGGTCGAACCTGATCAAGCGCCTGCATTGGTGGCGTCGATCAAAGCCGGCGCTTTTGTCGTGACCCTAGGCGGTGTGTCCGACATGGGGCGGTTGGACTGCAAGGAAGCGTCTTTGATTGCGCTGAAAGGGCTTTCACGTGACGCAGATGCGTTCGTGACATTGACAGAACAAGAAGGGGCTGAAGGCGCACAAGCAACCGTGCAAAATGGTATTGCGGCCAGTGCGTCCGGGGCTGCTGGGATCGCCGCGTTGTTGCAGGCGGATGCGCACCGCGACGCATTAAAACTGGATGCCGCGTCGCGGGTGTTCTGCATTCTAAGCGAAGGGCCTGCATGA
- a CDS encoding xanthine dehydrogenase family protein molybdopterin-binding subunit, translating into MSKIGKIARRTFLIGSAAIVGGVAFGYYAYKKPVANPLLKGLADGETALTAYVKIDADGITLITPRADSGQGAYSVQAIMIAEELDVELDQIKVDPGVPSRAYYNTALAQEAAPFPSTNDSFTANSMRGVMDAMMKFLGMDITGGSTTVPDGFTKLRVAGAVARETLKAAAAQKTGVALTDLRTSKGAVVLPDGTSLPYTELAAIAGTLDPVDEVQLRDPSTWRLMGKTTQRLDIVPKSTGTQDYGIDFTLDGMVHATVRTNPRRGGAMQKFDASDAKAMRGVSQVFEISTGVAVIADNTWRAIQAASAIEIEWDAAPYPAEMEDHWQTLSDSFVADRVDSTMKDEGDVQAALDTGDVIEAEYRAPYLAHAPLEPLSATVLVQDNRADVWTGTQIPSFLRGNVADITGLDKDDVHIHMLMMGGSFGHRLEARVVQEAAEIAVKMKGTPVKLTYSREEDMTHNDTRQIAMARGRGTVKNGQVESFDLGIAMPSVIASQMGRQGISVPGPDTQIVAGAWEQPMRIPNYRVTGYRAPELAPISSWRSVGASSNGFFHDVFLDELIHAAGADPMAERLRLCWHDPSRKVLEKVADMSNWGAPLAANQGRGVAFCMSFGVPTAEVVEVTATEDGIRLDNVWVAADVGTVVDPVNFENMVQGGVVWGLGHAILSEITYSDGMVEQDNYDSFEAMRMYQVPNIEVAGLENADQVRGMGEPMVPPAAAALSNAIFAATGQRIREMPMNKFIDFV; encoded by the coding sequence ATGAGTAAAATTGGAAAAATTGCCCGCCGTACCTTTTTGATCGGATCGGCCGCGATCGTGGGCGGCGTTGCGTTCGGCTACTATGCCTACAAGAAACCAGTCGCGAACCCGCTTTTGAAGGGGCTGGCTGACGGCGAAACCGCACTGACGGCTTACGTCAAAATTGATGCGGACGGAATCACGTTGATCACGCCGCGTGCGGACAGCGGGCAGGGGGCCTATTCGGTTCAGGCGATTATGATTGCAGAAGAGCTGGATGTGGAGCTTGATCAGATCAAAGTCGATCCGGGGGTTCCATCGCGGGCCTACTACAACACGGCTTTGGCGCAAGAAGCAGCCCCCTTCCCATCGACCAATGACAGTTTCACGGCCAACTCCATGCGCGGTGTCATGGATGCGATGATGAAGTTTCTCGGGATGGATATCACGGGTGGCTCAACGACCGTCCCTGACGGTTTCACCAAATTGCGCGTTGCAGGTGCAGTCGCCCGCGAAACACTAAAGGCGGCTGCTGCGCAAAAAACCGGTGTGGCCCTCACCGATCTACGGACCTCTAAGGGCGCTGTTGTTTTGCCCGATGGCACGTCGCTGCCTTATACGGAATTGGCGGCAATTGCGGGCACTTTGGACCCTGTCGATGAAGTGCAATTGCGCGATCCCTCCACATGGCGGTTGATGGGCAAGACAACGCAACGGCTTGATATCGTGCCAAAGTCCACAGGGACGCAAGATTATGGCATCGACTTTACGCTTGATGGCATGGTTCACGCCACAGTACGCACCAATCCGCGCCGTGGCGGCGCGATGCAAAAATTTGATGCATCGGACGCAAAAGCGATGCGCGGCGTCAGTCAGGTGTTTGAAATCAGCACCGGCGTGGCCGTGATCGCAGACAACACATGGCGCGCGATTCAAGCGGCAAGCGCAATCGAAATCGAGTGGGACGCGGCGCCTTATCCTGCGGAAATGGAAGATCACTGGCAAACTTTGTCCGACAGTTTTGTTGCGGACCGTGTGGACAGCACCATGAAAGACGAAGGTGACGTTCAGGCGGCTTTGGATACTGGCGATGTCATCGAGGCAGAATACCGCGCCCCCTATCTGGCCCACGCACCGCTGGAACCATTATCGGCGACTGTGCTTGTGCAAGACAATCGTGCGGACGTTTGGACAGGCACCCAAATTCCCAGCTTTTTGCGCGGAAACGTAGCCGATATCACGGGCTTGGACAAAGATGACGTCCACATTCACATGTTGATGATGGGCGGAAGCTTTGGCCACCGGCTGGAAGCGCGTGTTGTTCAGGAAGCCGCCGAAATCGCGGTGAAAATGAAAGGCACGCCTGTAAAGTTGACCTACAGCCGCGAAGAAGACATGACGCACAATGACACCCGTCAAATCGCTATGGCGCGGGGGCGCGGGACGGTTAAAAACGGCCAAGTGGAAAGCTTTGATTTGGGCATAGCCATGCCATCGGTGATCGCAAGCCAGATGGGGCGCCAAGGGATAAGCGTGCCGGGACCCGATACGCAGATTGTGGCAGGTGCCTGGGAACAGCCGATGCGCATTCCCAACTATCGGGTGACAGGCTACCGTGCGCCTGAGCTTGCTCCGATTTCCAGTTGGCGGTCGGTTGGCGCGTCGTCCAACGGCTTTTTCCACGACGTATTTCTGGATGAATTGATCCACGCCGCAGGTGCTGATCCGATGGCAGAGCGTTTGCGCCTTTGCTGGCATGATCCGTCCCGCAAGGTGTTGGAAAAGGTCGCTGACATGTCCAACTGGGGCGCTCCTCTAGCCGCCAATCAAGGACGCGGCGTCGCGTTCTGCATGTCCTTTGGCGTGCCCACCGCCGAAGTGGTGGAGGTGACCGCGACCGAGGATGGCATCCGGCTTGATAATGTCTGGGTCGCAGCCGACGTCGGAACAGTGGTTGATCCTGTAAACTTCGAAAACATGGTGCAAGGTGGGGTCGTTTGGGGCCTTGGCCACGCCATTCTGTCAGAAATTACCTATTCCGATGGAATGGTCGAACAGGACAACTACGACAGCTTTGAAGCCATGCGCATGTATCAGGTTCCCAACATCGAAGTTGCCGGACTGGAAAACGCAGATCAGGTGCGCGGCATGGGCGAACCCATGGTGCCTCCGGCTGCTGCAGCCTTGTCCAATGCGATCTTCGCGGCAACGGGGCAACGCATCCGCGAGATGCCAATGAACAAGTTCATCGACTTCGTATGA
- a CDS encoding (2Fe-2S)-binding protein has protein sequence MQLTVNGTNHDVDVEDDMPLLWVLRDEIGITGVKYGCGVAQCGACTVHIDGEAVKSCQISAADVESPITTIEGLGNPDALHSVQEAWIEHQVAQCGYCQSGQIMAAAAFLAQTPNPTDADIDDAMSSNLCRCGTYPRIRAAVKSAAAKMERA, from the coding sequence ATGCAACTTACGGTCAACGGAACCAATCACGATGTGGATGTCGAAGACGACATGCCCCTGCTTTGGGTCTTGCGCGATGAGATTGGGATCACAGGCGTTAAATACGGATGTGGCGTCGCGCAGTGTGGTGCATGCACAGTGCATATTGACGGTGAAGCCGTGAAATCCTGCCAGATCAGTGCCGCAGATGTGGAAAGCCCGATCACAACCATCGAAGGGTTGGGCAACCCTGATGCGTTGCACTCTGTGCAAGAGGCATGGATCGAACATCAAGTTGCCCAATGCGGCTATTGCCAGTCAGGCCAGATCATGGCGGCGGCCGCTTTTCTTGCCCAGACCCCAAACCCGACGGACGCCGATATCGATGATGCCATGTCGTCCAATTTATGTCGGTGCGGCACGTACCCCCGTATTCGCGCCGCAGTGAAATCGGCCGCTGCGAAAATGGAAAGGGCATAA